From uncultured Roseateles sp., the proteins below share one genomic window:
- a CDS encoding aldehyde dehydrogenase family protein: MNLSDIKHLLSAPAAAFLGRHAHRLFINGEWVAAASGKTFTTVNPASEEVIGEIASAGPEDVDRAVRAARAAFDDGPWGRMRPVQRQRLLLKLADLVEAHAQTLAEIESIDNGKSAGIAQAVDMALVVDFFRYMAGWATKIEGATSEHSIPYALQEEFVTYTRREAVGVVAAIVPWNFPLLVAAWKLGPALAAGCTVVLKPAEQTPLTALYLADLIAEAGFPPGVVNVVTGDGPGTGAPLVAHPLVNKISFTGSTEVGKLIGHASIDNMTRFTLELGGKSPVIVLDDCDPAVAAAGAANAIFFNHGQVCCAGSRLFVQKKMFDRVVADIAQIATAMPMGHGLDPAAQMGPLVSREQMDRVCNYIDVGRSQGASVVAGGGRMGDKGFFVRPTVLADVDHRHRVVQEEIFGPVLVAMPYDDIDQVAAWANDSPYGLGASIWSNNLSKVHRLIPKIKAGTVWVNCHSALDPSMPFGGYKQSGIGRDMGKASLDAYLETKSVFIAV, encoded by the coding sequence ATGAATCTGTCCGACATCAAGCACCTGTTGTCTGCGCCGGCCGCCGCCTTTCTGGGCCGCCACGCGCACCGTCTGTTCATCAACGGCGAATGGGTCGCCGCGGCCAGCGGCAAGACCTTCACCACCGTCAACCCGGCCAGCGAGGAGGTGATAGGCGAGATTGCCAGTGCCGGCCCCGAGGATGTGGACCGTGCGGTGCGTGCCGCCCGCGCCGCCTTCGACGACGGCCCCTGGGGCCGGATGCGCCCGGTGCAGCGCCAGCGCCTGCTGCTGAAGCTGGCCGATCTGGTCGAGGCTCACGCGCAGACGCTGGCCGAGATCGAGTCCATCGACAACGGCAAGTCGGCCGGCATCGCGCAGGCGGTGGACATGGCCCTGGTGGTGGACTTCTTCCGCTACATGGCCGGCTGGGCGACCAAGATCGAAGGCGCTACCTCCGAGCACTCGATCCCCTATGCGCTGCAGGAAGAGTTCGTGACCTACACGCGCCGCGAGGCGGTGGGCGTGGTGGCCGCCATCGTGCCCTGGAACTTCCCGCTGCTGGTGGCGGCCTGGAAGCTGGGCCCGGCGCTGGCCGCCGGCTGCACCGTGGTGCTCAAGCCCGCCGAGCAGACACCGCTGACGGCGCTGTACCTGGCCGACCTGATTGCCGAGGCCGGCTTCCCGCCCGGCGTGGTGAACGTGGTCACCGGCGACGGCCCGGGCACCGGCGCGCCGCTGGTGGCGCACCCGTTGGTCAACAAGATCAGCTTCACCGGCTCGACCGAGGTCGGCAAGCTGATCGGCCATGCGTCCATCGACAATATGACCCGCTTCACGCTGGAGCTGGGCGGCAAGTCGCCGGTGATCGTGCTCGACGACTGCGACCCGGCCGTGGCCGCCGCCGGTGCGGCCAATGCGATCTTCTTCAACCATGGCCAGGTCTGCTGCGCCGGCTCGCGCCTGTTTGTGCAGAAGAAGATGTTCGACCGCGTGGTGGCCGACATCGCGCAGATCGCCACCGCCATGCCGATGGGCCACGGCCTCGACCCCGCCGCACAGATGGGGCCGCTGGTCTCGCGCGAGCAGATGGACCGGGTGTGCAATTACATCGACGTGGGCCGCTCGCAGGGCGCCAGCGTGGTGGCCGGCGGCGGCCGCATGGGCGACAAGGGCTTCTTCGTGCGGCCCACGGTGCTGGCCGATGTGGACCACCGGCACCGCGTCGTGCAGGAAGAGATCTTCGGCCCCGTGCTGGTGGCCATGCCTTACGACGACATCGACCAGGTGGCGGCCTGGGCCAATGATTCGCCCTACGGCCTGGGTGCCAGCATCTGGTCGAACAATCTGTCCAAGGTGCACCGCCTGATCCCGAAGATCAAGGCTGGCACGGTCTGGGTCAACTGCCACAGCGCGCTGGACCCGTCCATGCCCTTCGGCGGCTACAAGCAGTCAGGCATCGGCCGCGACATGGGCAAGGCCTCGCTGGATGCCTATCTCGAGACCAAGTCGGTCTTCATCGCGGTCTAG
- a CDS encoding ABC transporter ATP-binding protein, whose protein sequence is MRDRKRSWLYLLAAVGLLVAPLLVQQWGNGPVRIIDQALLYVLLALGMNIVVGYAGLLDLGYVAFYALGAYAFALLASPHLTEQFAAIHALLPAGLHTPWWLVIPLGAGLAGVFGVLLGAPTLKLRGDYLAVVTLAFGEIARLFIVNMRHPTNITNGAHGISQIDDIHIFGVNLGKSGELFGFMVPSVTRYYYLFLSLVLVSVLICYRLEHSRIGRAWMAIREDEVAARAMGIHTRNLKLMAFGMGATFGGVAGALFAAFQGFVSPESFSLQESILIVAMVVLGGIGHIPGVIMGALLLSALPEVLRYVTGPLQQMTDGRLDAPILRQLLVALAMIGVMLLRPRGLWPPPEHGKAAPAPTT, encoded by the coding sequence ATGCGTGACAGAAAGAGATCCTGGCTGTACCTGCTGGCCGCTGTGGGCCTGCTGGTGGCGCCGCTGCTGGTTCAGCAATGGGGCAACGGCCCGGTGCGCATCATCGACCAGGCGTTGCTGTATGTGCTGCTGGCACTGGGCATGAATATCGTGGTGGGTTATGCGGGCCTGCTGGACCTCGGCTATGTGGCCTTCTATGCCCTGGGCGCCTATGCGTTCGCGCTGCTCGCCTCGCCGCACCTGACCGAGCAGTTCGCCGCCATCCATGCCTTGCTCCCGGCGGGGCTGCACACGCCCTGGTGGCTGGTGATACCGCTGGGGGCAGGGCTTGCCGGCGTCTTTGGCGTGCTGCTGGGTGCACCGACCCTGAAGCTGCGCGGTGATTACCTGGCCGTCGTGACGCTGGCCTTCGGCGAGATCGCGCGCCTGTTCATCGTCAATATGCGCCACCCGACCAACATCACCAACGGCGCCCACGGTATCAGCCAGATCGACGACATCCACATCTTCGGCGTCAATCTTGGCAAGTCGGGCGAGCTGTTCGGCTTCATGGTGCCTTCGGTGACGCGCTACTACTACCTGTTCCTGTCCTTGGTGCTGGTCAGCGTGCTGATCTGCTACCGGCTGGAGCATTCACGCATCGGCCGCGCCTGGATGGCGATCCGCGAGGACGAGGTCGCGGCCCGGGCAATGGGCATCCACACCCGTAATCTGAAGCTGATGGCTTTCGGCATGGGTGCCACCTTCGGCGGCGTGGCCGGTGCCCTGTTCGCGGCCTTCCAGGGTTTTGTGTCGCCCGAGTCCTTCAGCCTGCAGGAGTCGATCCTGATCGTGGCCATGGTGGTGCTGGGTGGCATCGGCCACATTCCTGGCGTGATCATGGGCGCCTTGCTGCTGTCGGCCTTGCCCGAGGTGCTGCGCTACGTCACCGGTCCCCTGCAGCAGATGACCGACGGGCGGCTGGATGCACCCATCCTGCGCCAGTTGCTGGTGGCCCTGGCGATGATTGGCGTGATGCTGCTGCGCCCGCGCGGCCTGTGGCCGCCGCCCGAGCATGGCAAGGCCGCCCCGGCGCCGACAACTTAG
- a CDS encoding glutathione S-transferase, giving the protein MKLVGMLDSPYVRRVAIALQLLGLRFEHQSVSVFRGFAEFAQLNPVVKAPTLLCDDGEVLMDSTLILQYAEALARPRTLLPLDLQALQHELRLTGLALAACDKSAQIVYERGLRPAEKVHEPWIERVTGQLLAAYGALEQELGRRPLTATSTTLSQAGVSVAVAWHFTQQMLPEVVPAEGFPRLVAFSAAAEALPEFRAAPFGEGRYRA; this is encoded by the coding sequence ATGAAACTCGTCGGCATGCTCGACTCGCCCTATGTGCGGCGCGTGGCCATCGCGCTGCAGCTGCTGGGCCTGCGCTTCGAGCACCAGTCGGTGTCCGTCTTTCGCGGCTTCGCCGAGTTTGCGCAGCTCAATCCGGTCGTCAAGGCGCCGACCTTGCTGTGCGACGATGGCGAGGTGCTGATGGATTCGACGCTGATCCTGCAGTACGCCGAGGCGCTGGCGCGGCCGCGCACGCTGCTGCCCTTGGATCTGCAGGCGCTGCAGCACGAGCTTCGGCTGACTGGCCTGGCCCTGGCGGCCTGTGACAAGAGTGCGCAAATCGTCTACGAGCGCGGGTTGCGGCCGGCCGAGAAGGTGCATGAGCCCTGGATCGAGCGGGTGACCGGCCAGCTGCTCGCCGCCTATGGCGCACTGGAGCAGGAGCTGGGCCGACGGCCGTTGACCGCCACCAGCACGACCCTGAGCCAGGCTGGCGTCAGCGTGGCGGTGGCCTGGCATTTCACGCAGCAGATGCTGCCCGAAGTCGTGCCTGCGGAGGGGTTTCCGCGTCTGGTGGCATTCTCTGCTGCGGCCGAGGCGTTGCCGGAATTCAGGGCGGCGCCGTTTGGCGAGGGCAGGTACAGGGCTTGA
- a CDS encoding GAF domain-containing protein, whose amino-acid sequence MSLPAQPFFATPAQRLAWARQRFFERGEAPTGLVSEALIQSWQRCVRAGREGSERVAFEPVSAVRLDSALRRSRQLCEAAAESFQRLELALGGTGCRLLLADADGMIVRLSQAPTHGPSAAVLPHLARLGVNVSESLLGTNAPGVVLRTGQACSVSGPEHFFDQVAAIHCAAAPIRDTQGRVAGVLDLSIEDRAFGFDAQPLVGLYASAIENRLLRAQSSEHLVVEFQASPDVLGTPLAGLIGIAPDGRVAWMNGMAARLVGAQQAPRSDPDFTEALLGLGVAALLDHSRGGELALLRLPNGLNVWMRAQLQARDGARGVFAAAAAPEAAAPLAAPVTAPSLVAASRELIAKTVQECGGNISEAARRLGVSRGRVYRQMRGGAA is encoded by the coding sequence ATGTCTCTGCCCGCCCAGCCCTTTTTCGCCACACCCGCGCAGCGGCTGGCCTGGGCCCGGCAGCGCTTCTTCGAGCGTGGTGAAGCACCCACCGGCCTGGTCAGCGAGGCGCTGATCCAGTCCTGGCAGCGCTGTGTGCGGGCCGGCCGCGAGGGCAGCGAGCGCGTCGCCTTCGAGCCCGTCAGCGCCGTGCGGCTGGACAGCGCGCTGCGTCGCAGCCGCCAGCTCTGCGAGGCTGCCGCCGAATCGTTCCAGCGCCTGGAACTGGCCCTGGGTGGCACCGGCTGCCGCCTGCTGCTGGCCGACGCCGACGGCATGATCGTTCGCTTGAGCCAGGCCCCCACCCACGGCCCGTCGGCCGCGGTGCTGCCCCATCTGGCCCGGCTGGGCGTCAATGTCTCCGAATCGCTGCTGGGCACCAATGCCCCTGGCGTGGTGCTGCGCACCGGCCAGGCCTGCAGCGTCAGCGGACCCGAGCACTTCTTCGACCAGGTGGCGGCCATCCACTGCGCCGCCGCACCGATACGCGACACCCAGGGGCGCGTTGCCGGCGTGCTCGACCTTTCGATCGAAGACCGGGCCTTCGGCTTCGACGCCCAGCCGCTGGTCGGCCTCTACGCTTCGGCGATCGAGAACCGCCTGCTGCGTGCGCAATCGAGCGAACACCTGGTGGTCGAATTCCAGGCCAGCCCCGATGTGCTGGGCACACCGCTGGCGGGGCTGATCGGCATCGCGCCCGACGGGCGTGTGGCCTGGATGAATGGCATGGCGGCGCGCCTGGTGGGTGCGCAACAGGCTCCGCGGTCCGACCCCGACTTCACGGAGGCCTTGCTGGGTCTGGGAGTGGCAGCGTTGCTGGACCACAGCCGAGGCGGCGAACTGGCGCTGCTGCGCTTGCCCAATGGGCTCAATGTGTGGATGCGGGCTCAGCTGCAGGCGCGGGATGGGGCGAGGGGCGTGTTCGCTGCCGCTGCTGCGCCGGAAGCTGCCGCCCCGTTGGCTGCCCCGGTGACTGCGCCCAGCCTCGTAGCCGCCAGCCGCGAGTTGATTGCCAAGACGGTGCAGGAGTGCGGCGGCAATATCAGCGAGGCGGCACGGCGCCTGGGCGTATCGCGGGGGCGGGTGTATCGGCAGATGCGGGGCGGGGCGGCTTAG
- a CDS encoding AMP-binding protein produces MQFQSPPFTPCLPLEGQSLVRGATDVALSDDTVYRLLAEAARRWPERDAAVFVEQGLRWTWAQLLEQVQHAAAGLWRLGVRKGDRVGIWSPNRAEWLITQFATARIGAILVSINPAYRLSELEYALNKVGVSVLVSAAAFKSSNYLGMLQNLGVGSQHGLPRLPHLRLVIRLGEEPTAAMLNWATVIELGAHHIAALPADSTLRCTEAINIQFTSGTTGAPKGATLTHHNIVNNARAVAACMKLDERDSLCIPVPLYHCFGMVLSVLACVSRGAKMVFPGEGFDAQATLAAVQAERCTALHGVPTMFIAELNHPDFARFDLRSLRTGIMAGAPCPIEVMRKVQTDMHMQEVTIAYGMTETSPVSFQSAVDDPLEKRVTTVGRVLPHLEVKIVDFDGRIVPVGETGELCTRGYSVMQGYWGDEERTQDAVREGWMHTGDLATLDAEGYCNIVGRLKDMVIRGGENIYPREIEEFLFRYPKIAAVQVFGVPDERYGEELCAWIITRPGTACTEDEVREFCRDQIAHYKQPRYIRFVDELPVTVTGKVQKFVMRDAMMQELGLSLVENA; encoded by the coding sequence ATGCAGTTCCAATCCCCCCCCTTCACCCCTTGCCTGCCCCTTGAGGGCCAGTCGCTGGTACGCGGCGCCACCGACGTGGCGCTGAGCGATGACACCGTCTACCGCCTGCTGGCCGAGGCTGCGCGGCGCTGGCCCGAGCGCGATGCCGCCGTGTTTGTCGAACAGGGCCTGCGCTGGACCTGGGCGCAGCTGCTGGAGCAGGTGCAGCACGCCGCCGCCGGCCTGTGGCGCCTGGGCGTGCGCAAGGGCGACCGTGTCGGCATCTGGTCACCGAACCGCGCCGAGTGGCTGATCACCCAGTTCGCCACGGCGCGCATCGGCGCCATCCTGGTCAGCATCAATCCGGCCTACCGCTTGTCGGAGCTGGAGTACGCGCTGAACAAGGTGGGCGTCAGCGTGCTCGTCAGCGCTGCGGCGTTCAAGAGCAGCAACTACCTGGGCATGCTGCAGAACCTGGGCGTGGGCTCGCAGCATGGTTTGCCGCGGCTGCCGCATCTGCGCCTGGTGATACGCCTGGGCGAGGAGCCGACGGCGGCGATGCTGAACTGGGCCACGGTGATCGAACTGGGCGCCCACCACATCGCCGCGCTGCCGGCCGACAGCACGCTGCGCTGCACCGAGGCTATCAATATCCAGTTCACCAGCGGCACCACCGGCGCGCCGAAGGGCGCGACCTTGACCCACCACAACATCGTCAACAACGCACGCGCCGTGGCCGCCTGCATGAAGCTGGACGAGCGCGACAGCCTGTGCATACCGGTGCCGCTGTACCACTGCTTCGGCATGGTGCTGTCGGTGCTGGCCTGCGTGAGCCGCGGCGCCAAGATGGTGTTCCCGGGCGAGGGTTTCGACGCGCAGGCCACCCTGGCCGCTGTGCAGGCCGAGCGCTGCACGGCACTGCACGGCGTGCCGACGATGTTCATCGCCGAGCTGAACCATCCGGACTTCGCCCGCTTCGATTTGCGCTCGCTGCGCACCGGCATCATGGCCGGCGCGCCGTGCCCGATCGAGGTCATGCGCAAGGTGCAGACCGATATGCATATGCAGGAGGTGACCATCGCCTATGGCATGACCGAGACCAGCCCGGTGTCGTTCCAGAGCGCCGTCGACGATCCGCTGGAAAAGCGCGTCACGACTGTGGGCCGCGTGCTGCCGCACCTCGAGGTCAAGATCGTCGACTTCGACGGCCGCATCGTGCCCGTCGGCGAGACCGGCGAGCTGTGCACGCGCGGCTACTCGGTGATGCAGGGCTATTGGGGCGACGAGGAGCGCACGCAGGACGCCGTGCGCGAGGGCTGGATGCACACCGGCGACCTGGCCACGCTCGACGCCGAGGGCTATTGCAATATCGTCGGCCGGCTCAAGGACATGGTCATACGCGGCGGCGAGAACATCTACCCGCGCGAGATCGAGGAGTTCCTGTTCCGCTACCCCAAGATCGCCGCCGTGCAGGTGTTCGGCGTGCCCGACGAGCGCTACGGCGAGGAGCTGTGCGCCTGGATCATCACCCGCCCCGGCACCGCCTGCACCGAAGACGAGGTACGCGAGTTCTGCCGCGACCAGATCGCCCACTACAAGCAGCCGCGCTACATCCGCTTCGTCGACGAACTGCCGGTGACGGTGACCGGCAAGGTACAGAAGTTCGTGATGCGCGACGCGATGATGCAGGAGCTGGGCCTGAGCCTGGTCGAGAACGCGTAA
- a CDS encoding helix-turn-helix domain-containing protein — MSRVFEHQSQDVDDQAKALNGWRQAYEQLGCGRFDGYAWQLETDEGILLRERTNRRLREQITPPPDHVAIAMPTTVDTGAVFAGRPLGLESLMILTSRDEYDVVTAGELDLVGLCVHRDLLERCLPQAKLGWLEHAERERNLALAPAAAAAIRGRLQAISAQAAEQHRRHADPQGESGPADWVSLALSETVALAMTGDGVDPASVLPRRADTRMRVVKRAVDFMRANLHNDIGVPEICAAACTSRRSLQYCFEEFLRTTPQAYLRALRLNEARRTLKLTADQPITAVATTLGFSSASHFTRHYRLMFDELPSDTLKLNGPMPGCL, encoded by the coding sequence ATGTCGCGCGTATTCGAACACCAGTCGCAGGACGTGGACGATCAGGCCAAGGCGCTGAACGGCTGGCGGCAAGCCTACGAGCAGCTGGGTTGCGGCCGTTTCGATGGCTACGCCTGGCAGCTGGAGACCGACGAGGGCATCCTGCTGCGCGAGCGCACCAACCGCCGGCTGCGCGAGCAGATCACGCCGCCGCCCGACCACGTCGCGATTGCCATGCCCACGACGGTGGATACCGGCGCGGTCTTTGCCGGCCGGCCGCTGGGCCTGGAATCGCTGATGATTCTGACCAGCCGGGACGAGTACGACGTTGTCACCGCTGGTGAGCTGGATCTGGTGGGCCTGTGCGTGCACCGCGACTTGCTGGAACGCTGCCTGCCCCAGGCCAAGCTGGGCTGGCTGGAGCATGCCGAACGCGAGCGCAACCTGGCCCTGGCGCCCGCCGCCGCAGCGGCGATCCGCGGCCGGTTGCAGGCGATCAGCGCGCAGGCGGCGGAGCAGCACCGGCGCCACGCCGATCCGCAGGGCGAGAGCGGCCCGGCCGATTGGGTCTCGCTGGCGCTGAGCGAAACGGTCGCACTGGCCATGACCGGTGACGGCGTCGACCCGGCCTCGGTGCTGCCGCGCCGCGCCGACACGCGCATGCGCGTGGTCAAGCGTGCGGTGGACTTCATGCGTGCCAATCTGCACAACGACATCGGCGTCCCCGAGATCTGTGCGGCCGCCTGCACCAGCCGGCGCAGCCTGCAGTACTGCTTCGAAGAATTCCTGCGCACCACCCCGCAAGCCTATCTGCGCGCCTTGCGGCTCAACGAGGCCCGGCGCACGCTGAAGCTCACGGCCGACCAGCCCATCACGGCCGTCGCCACCACCCTGGGTTTCAGCAGCGCCAGCCATTTCACGCGGCATTACCGGCTGATGTTCGACGAGCTGCCCTCGGACACGCTCAAGCTCAACGGCCCCATGCCCGGCTGTCTCTAG
- a CDS encoding YCF48-related protein, which translates to MKATAMHLTRRRCLVALGVLPTLGYAQTEPAALQRPLAAKSVCLDLIRAGERLIAVGERGHVLLSDDQGRSWRQAKAVPTRTTLTAVHATDARTLWAVGHGGTILRSGDAGESWTRVHGKIDGSDTLLAVRVEPDGHGLAVGGFGFALRTQDGGVKWERAELLPGEAGERHLNRIFVSARSTWLIAAENGAVLRSEDRGAHWQLVATPYQGSLWSGQALADGVLLACGMRGNLVRSSDDGRSWKHQAIPEAGSLTAIALRADQRPVVVGVDGSLLSGNAAGDQFAFKRLDDRATLTGALVLASGELLVASTTGLRYVKLPA; encoded by the coding sequence ATGAAAGCCACCGCCATGCACCTCACCCGCCGCCGCTGCCTTGTGGCCCTGGGCGTGCTGCCCACCTTGGGCTACGCGCAAACCGAGCCCGCGGCCCTGCAGCGCCCACTGGCCGCCAAGAGCGTCTGCCTGGACCTGATCCGTGCCGGCGAGCGCTTGATTGCCGTCGGCGAGCGCGGCCATGTGCTGCTGTCCGATGACCAGGGTCGGAGCTGGCGCCAGGCCAAGGCCGTGCCGACGCGCACCACCCTGACGGCGGTGCATGCCACCGATGCGCGCACGCTCTGGGCCGTGGGCCACGGCGGCACCATCCTGCGCTCCGGCGACGCGGGCGAGAGCTGGACCCGTGTGCACGGCAAGATAGACGGCTCCGACACCCTGCTGGCGGTGCGGGTCGAGCCCGATGGCCACGGCCTGGCGGTCGGCGGCTTCGGCTTCGCCCTGCGCACGCAGGACGGCGGCGTGAAATGGGAGCGCGCCGAACTGCTGCCGGGCGAGGCCGGCGAGCGCCACCTGAACCGCATCTTCGTCTCCGCCCGCTCGACCTGGCTGATCGCGGCCGAGAACGGTGCTGTGCTGCGCAGCGAGGACCGCGGTGCCCACTGGCAGCTGGTGGCCACGCCCTACCAGGGCTCGCTGTGGAGCGGCCAGGCCCTGGCCGATGGCGTGCTGCTGGCCTGCGGCATGCGCGGCAACCTGGTGCGCAGCAGCGATGACGGCCGCAGCTGGAAGCATCAAGCCATCCCCGAGGCCGGCTCGCTGACGGCGATTGCCCTGCGCGCCGACCAGCGGCCGGTGGTCGTCGGCGTCGATGGCAGCCTGCTCAGCGGCAACGCGGCCGGCGACCAGTTCGCCTTCAAGCGCCTGGATGACCGGGCCACCTTGACCGGCGCGCTGGTGCTGGCCTCGGGCGAGTTGCTGGTGGCCAGCACGACGGGCCTGCGCTACGTCAAACTACCTGCCTGA
- a CDS encoding efflux RND transporter permease subunit produces MLSTFVLACERLFFGHRKALLLLLALVTLVMGLFAARLHMSAGFGKQLPLGHEYTETFLKHQHELFGANRLIVVVHARKGDIWTPKGLRRLNDVTQALLYLPGVDRRSVSSLWTPNTRVMQVTEQGYEARDVIGGDVTPDKLDATTIARIRDNVVQGGYVGSLVASDDSGAMVTADLLDLDPATKRATDYIALGPKIEQELRAKFEDADIEIQIIGFAKQISDIAEGAQGVLVFFALAFVLTALAVFWYCRSWAFTAVALSCSLVSLVWQFGSLHLLGYGLDPLAVLVPFLVFAIGVSHGVQQINSIAREISAGKSVFDAARASFGGLLVPGTMALLTALVGFATLLLIPIPAIRELAITASLGVAYKIVTNLVMLPVLASFVKLDAGWGARMQLLRRSRELGIGVLARVAEPRVAPWVVGAGLLLFVLAVWQGRDRHVGYVQPGAPELRDTARYNRDAVSIAEKFAVGLDVLTVVNETTPDSCHDFRKMAYIDSLAWELANTPGVIGTNALPALVKLGAAGFNEGNPKWGDLPRDTRSMASFIGLVGEGSGLYDPRCTVLPIHAYLADHKAETIKRAVQVVKDFRASERMAGVTVALASGNAGVQAATNEVLEATELPMMLYVYATIVVLVFLTYRDWRAVVACCLPLTVATFIGYWFMKALSIGLTVATLPVMVLAVGIGVDYAFYIYNRLQLYLADGAAIVPAFLQALRETGIATVFTALTLSVGVATWVFSPLKFQADMGLLLAFMFMLNMVMAITLLPALAVCIDLLIPRRGPVHRPFMVH; encoded by the coding sequence ATGCTGAGCACCTTTGTCCTGGCCTGCGAGCGGCTGTTCTTCGGCCATCGCAAGGCGCTGCTGTTGCTGCTGGCCCTGGTCACGCTGGTGATGGGCCTGTTCGCTGCCCGCCTGCACATGAGCGCCGGCTTCGGCAAGCAGCTGCCGCTGGGCCACGAGTACACCGAGACCTTTCTGAAGCACCAGCACGAGCTGTTCGGTGCGAACCGGCTGATCGTGGTGGTCCACGCGCGCAAGGGCGATATCTGGACGCCCAAGGGGCTCAGGCGGCTCAATGACGTGACGCAGGCGCTGCTCTATCTGCCGGGCGTTGACCGACGCTCGGTCAGCTCGCTGTGGACGCCCAACACCCGCGTGATGCAGGTCACCGAGCAGGGCTACGAGGCCCGCGACGTGATAGGCGGCGACGTCACCCCCGACAAGCTCGACGCGACGACGATCGCTCGCATCCGCGACAACGTGGTACAGGGTGGGTATGTGGGCAGCCTGGTGGCCAGTGACGACTCCGGCGCCATGGTCACCGCCGATCTGCTCGACCTGGACCCGGCGACCAAGCGGGCCACCGACTACATCGCGCTGGGCCCCAAGATCGAGCAGGAGCTGCGTGCCAAGTTCGAAGACGCCGACATCGAGATCCAGATCATCGGTTTCGCCAAGCAGATCAGCGATATCGCCGAGGGCGCGCAGGGCGTGCTGGTGTTCTTCGCGCTGGCCTTTGTGCTGACGGCGCTGGCGGTGTTCTGGTACTGCCGCTCCTGGGCCTTCACGGCGGTGGCGCTGAGCTGCTCGCTGGTCTCCCTGGTCTGGCAGTTCGGCAGCCTGCACCTGCTGGGCTATGGGCTGGACCCCTTGGCCGTGCTGGTGCCCTTCCTGGTGTTTGCCATCGGCGTGTCGCATGGCGTGCAGCAGATCAACAGCATTGCGCGGGAGATCAGCGCCGGCAAGTCGGTGTTCGACGCGGCCCGCGCCAGCTTCGGCGGCCTCTTGGTGCCCGGCACGATGGCGCTGCTGACTGCGCTGGTCGGCTTTGCCACGCTGCTGCTGATCCCGATCCCGGCGATACGCGAGCTGGCCATCACCGCCTCGCTGGGCGTGGCCTACAAGATCGTCACCAATCTGGTGATGCTGCCGGTGCTGGCCTCGTTCGTGAAGCTCGACGCGGGCTGGGGTGCCCGCATGCAGCTGCTGCGCCGCAGCCGCGAGCTGGGCATAGGCGTGCTGGCCCGCGTGGCCGAGCCGCGGGTCGCGCCCTGGGTGGTGGGCGCCGGCCTGCTGCTGTTCGTGCTGGCCGTGTGGCAGGGCCGAGACCGCCATGTCGGCTATGTGCAGCCCGGCGCGCCGGAGTTGCGCGACACGGCCCGCTACAACCGCGACGCGGTCAGCATCGCCGAGAAGTTCGCCGTCGGCCTGGACGTGCTCACCGTCGTCAACGAAACCACGCCGGACAGCTGCCACGACTTTCGCAAGATGGCCTATATCGACAGCCTGGCCTGGGAGCTGGCCAACACCCCCGGCGTGATAGGCACCAATGCCTTGCCGGCCCTGGTCAAGCTCGGCGCGGCCGGCTTCAACGAAGGCAATCCGAAGTGGGGCGACCTGCCGCGCGACACGCGCTCGATGGCCAGCTTCATCGGCCTGGTGGGCGAGGGCTCGGGCCTGTACGACCCACGCTGCACGGTGCTGCCCATCCACGCCTACCTGGCCGACCACAAGGCCGAGACGATCAAGCGTGCGGTCCAGGTGGTCAAGGACTTCCGCGCCAGCGAACGGATGGCGGGCGTCACCGTCGCCCTGGCCAGCGGCAATGCTGGTGTGCAGGCCGCCACCAACGAGGTGCTGGAGGCCACCGAGCTGCCGATGATGCTCTACGTCTACGCCACCATCGTCGTGCTGGTGTTCCTGACCTACCGCGACTGGCGGGCCGTCGTTGCCTGCTGCCTGCCGCTGACGGTGGCCACCTTCATCGGCTACTGGTTCATGAAGGCCTTGAGCATCGGCCTGACCGTTGCGACGTTGCCGGTGATGGTGCTGGCCGTGGGCATAGGCGTGGACTACGCCTTCTACATCTACAACCGGCTGCAGCTGTACCTGGCCGACGGCGCAGCCATCGTGCCGGCCTTTCTGCAGGCGCTGCGCGAGACCGGCATTGCCACGGTGTTCACGGCGCTGACGCTGTCGGTGGGGGTGGCAACCTGGGTGTTCTCGCCCTTGAAGTTCCAGGCCGATATGGGGCTGCTGCTGGCCTTCATGTTCATGCTGAACATGGTCATGGCCATCACGCTGCTGCCGGCGCTCGCCGTGTGCATAGACCTGCTGATACCGCGCCGGGGCCCGGTGCACCGGCCCTTCATGGTGCATTGA